Below is a genomic region from bacterium.
AAGTTCAGGTGCGGCGGGGAGGATTACCACAAAAGTTTGATAGCAAGATAAAACTTTGAGAGACCACAAAACTCTGACCACCGCACAGTCCCCCGCCGTCAACTGCAACGCAGGGTTAGACAAAAGCCCTGATTCGCTGTCTTTTCCTTTTCCTCTGCCTCACCGAATTATTCATTCACGGTTGACCCTAAAATATCCTTTTTTCTTAATTCACAATTCAAGATGTGACCCCTGACCCTCTGACCCTGCTCTGCCCCCTGACCCTGCTTCTAAATCATCATGTGAACATTTAGACAATCTTTTTTCTAATCTTTCAATTACTTCTGGCTCTTGTTTTCCAATTATTTGTAATATCGATTCTTGAATCGAAATTGCTACATTTACTTCACCAAGGGCTTTTTGCAATTTTTTTATTCTTTTGTCTCTCCACCAATAAGATGGACCGCCATCGTCATTCATATATTTGCTCTGTAATTCTGAAACACCATATAATCTATTAGGCAAATCGGATACCTTTACTAGTTGAAGTTGGCAAATAGGAATATATGGAAATATTTTTATAGGATTATTACCAAAATTTATTAACTGCAATGGCATATGTCCACGGTATCCAGGATTTATAAAATCGCCAGTTAAGTGTATCATTATTCCAAGTCTTGCAAAACTACTCCGTCCTGAAATTTTGCCAGCACATTCATTTGGAATTGTGAATTCTTCATAAATCCTTCCAAGAAGTAATTTCCCAGGTTTTAATGTTATATGTTCTCCTTTATTAAGAATTACTTTTTTATAATATCTTCTCGGCTCGATTTCCAAAAGTTTAGTTTTACGTAAGTCAATGGTGAATCTTTTGCGTGGAATCCAAAAAATATTGTCAAGTCTTAAATCAACAGAACATGGTTGTATCTGATCATCTGGAACGAAAGGATTTTCGGAATTATTTGCAACAAAATTTATCTCAGGTAATTTTTTATAAATATCTTTATCACAAAGATACATATCATTTTCCTATTTTATAAACCAACTTTTTATATTCTTTAACGCGAATGATCTTTCAGCATTTTTATCTATATCAAATGCATCAAGTAGCCATTGATTTTCTGGATGCCAATCTGTTTTCCCGAACCAAATTTTATTAGGTATAATTTTTCTTATTGCTGTTTCGCCACGGTAATTTGTATAAAGAATACTTACGATTTTTTCGGTATCCATTATCCATTCCTTTTTTAAACGATTGTCTCTATACTTGCTAACGATGAGTTCAGCGGCGGGGAGAATCGCCACCAAACTTTGTAAGCACGATTACCTATTGAGATACTATAAAACTTTCAATCACGGCACAGCCCCCCGCCGTCCGCTGCAACGATTTGTTAGACGCAACGTTCGTTGCTCCATGCCTGTTTCCAAACCTGAAAGTTATAATCAGTATGCATCGAGGTTAAAGCCGCTATCATCCCTTCAATCATGTTTTCCAGACTAGATATGACCTCTCCACCAACCAAGACACTTATAATTGTTCCGCCAGTACCAGCACCATGTGGCTCTAATTCAAGACGATACCATTCCGCAAACTCTTTAGCCTTATTTTCAAAATATTCCCTTGGATCTCTCCCGTTAAAATGTTTAGGTGGATATACCTTGGCTATATCAACAAGTATCTCTATCAATTCTTCAATAACTATACTGTTCCCCTCTTTCATATCTGAAGTTATGCCAGAATCCCATTTAGGCTGAGCCTTTCT
It encodes:
- the dcd gene encoding dCTP deaminase; amino-acid sequence: MYLCDKDIYKKLPEINFVANNSENPFVPDDQIQPCSVDLRLDNIFWIPRKRFTIDLRKTKLLEIEPRRYYKKVILNKGEHITLKPGKLLLGRIYEEFTIPNECAGKISGRSSFARLGIMIHLTGDFINPGYRGHMPLQLINFGNNPIKIFPYIPICQLQLVKVSDLPNRLYGVSELQSKYMNDDGGPSYWWRDKRIKKLQKALGEVNVAISIQESILQIIGKQEPEVIERLEKRLSKCSHDDLEAGSGGRAGSEGQGSHLEL